The genomic region CAGTACTGGAAAGTTCAGGTGCACTTTGGCCAATACTTTGCCCCCCGTTAATTTTGTCAGAAGCAGGGGTCCCCCGTGCACCGGGGCCCCTTGGACCCCCCTCTCGGCTCTTTTGATTGCTAACCTCTTCTTCCTGGTTGCTTGCTGAAAAGGTACTAACCCTCTTTGTGATTATTTTGGAGTTCAACACACCCACCTTGGCACTGACCCCTCGGGAAGGGAGTGGTGGGGTGGACGAAAGGCGGTGGAGGTTGTTCCGGAGCTCGGCCGCCCGTtcaaacacagcactgagcTGGCTGACTGTAGGGGACACAGCCTCACTGGTGTCCAGGCTGTCGAGGGACTCTGTGCTGCCATTGAAACGCGCCACCACGTCCAACCTGCCATCCTGGAAGCCTGAGGCCTTGTCTGTCTTCAGGAGGACTCTGGTGGTGGCCagcttctcctgctgctgcttctcctgctgctgctgcttctcttgcTGCTGCTCGAAGATGCGGCGGGTCTCTTGCAGCTTGGAGTAGCTGGGAGACGAGGCACGCTGGTGCCCGTTCTCCGGTTTGGTGTCGAACTTGCTGACGCGCTCGGACACGGTGGATCCGAGCTTCAGCAGCGCGCTGTGGTCCACGTTCTCGTTCAGGCTCCCAGCTCTGGGGAGGGAGAGACGCACCGATTTGTCTGCATTCCTTGCTCCTTCCTCTGCCTCTGCATCGGCTGGGGATGTGGTCTGCATCTGCTGGAACATGTTTTTGATCCGGTGCACATTGGATCCGTACCTGCGCCCTCGGGGGCCCTCTTGCACGTCCCCGTTCGCTGCACTGTCTTTGACGGGCTTCAGGGCCTGCATGCCCGCCTCGTACGCGTTCCTGTGCGGGGATGGGCTCCTGAGCGTGGAGCCAGAGCCGGTGCTCTTGGATGTGGATTCAGTCTTCATCATGGTCAGTCAAGCGTCGCAACGGATGCTCAGCGACGGCATGTCTCCTTTCTCTACTCCCGGCGGCAAATCTGTAGTATCCACCAGCAGCCGATCCGAGCGAGGTGGCGCCCAGACTAGACCGGCAGATGggtagaaacaaaaacaacagatcGTATTAAAGGCCTGCTTGCATCCGCTGCAATTCTCGTCCAATGCAACGGAGAAAGTGAACACGATGCATCTGTCATTAGCTCGCTTGCAGTTACAACAATGCAAACCTGACCCTCACACAAATTTGCATGAagctttaaaatatttgcacagAGAAGCGGAGCAGTGATGAGCCGCGGGTTTACCGCAGCTGACGACAGATTGCTTACGTTTAATCTCTTTTTACAGGCAGCATCATTTTGATCTCTTCATTCTGGGAGCTGCAGATTTCTGGTCCTCCTCTCGTAGCGACAGACCGCTGCTGCATGGAGGTGGGAGCAGCTGGGTCATAGTGCCCGTCCGACAGTGGCACACAAGACCCTGCGCTCTGCATCGAGTGTATGATCCATAGCAGAAGTGCATGAGCCATAAGTTCTAAGGAAGGATCAGTATTTAACCTTTGAAGGTGCCGGGGAGGAAGGATTAGGGCACTAAACAACAATATTAAGACAGAACAGCTGAAAATAAGGAATAAACAGCGAAAATTCATTGGCAAAAGTGAAAAAGCTTAAGATGGATAATACAGAGTGGAAACATGTCCAAACCAGCTGAAACACTAAGTTCCAATGTATGAAGAAATACATATATTATAACAACATCAACTTCTATATAGAGGTAATTAGCCAAGACAATGACATTGAGTTCAGATATGGATGCAGGTGTGATGCTGCTGTGAGATCTTCTGAAAAGGAAGgttgatgaaataaaaatcaccAAAGTGGCTCCTGTAGTCCACCAAAACCCCCACTGCTTTAGGGGGGACCAGAGGTCTGGGATACCCCGATGTGTCTGTGAATTAACTGGCTTTAGGACCCAGTAGAACTGCACTCACGCCAAACCTCCTTGGCCAATAACACATCCGTTATTTGCAGGCCCACATTGCTTCCTGCATTCTCCATCTGCACTGAtagaaacattaaatattatcTCTGAAGGTAGACAAAGCATTTCCCTTTTATGGCTAGAGCTGCTTTTCCATCTTCCCACACTGTCTCGGCCTCTAAGTTGTCACAGAGGCCAACACATTTCACATgcagctgtctctcacacacacacacacacacacacaagaacagaaATGCCTCACTCTGTATTTACTCAGCTGTCACCCACTTTGCCTTTTGTTATATTAACCACTTTATCTCACAGCAGTTGAAGGTCTGGTCTGAAGGACAGGACTACAAGAAGATTTCCTGAAAGGGCCGAAAAGTTTGTCAGGAAGGCAGCAGTGCCACCTACTGTAGCTTTTCCATTCAGTGTGTTACTGGTGTGTAACTGTGTGACTGGGAACATTTAGACTAAAGTAAGTGTTTTTTATAGGCCATCTGTACAGTACACAGCTATTTAATGCCTGCAAACATTCtcatacacaacacacatcaAATACGTTACTTTAGGAAAACTACTAATCCCATAATGCAAAAGTGTTACAGGTAAAACCTCCTGCATTAATATGTAAAATGATGTTTATAAGCAAACACACTCCAGCGTTCATTAAAATAGTTGCTATTCATTTGTGAGCGATAAACTAATCATTTTATAGTTAATGCAGGAGAAACGATTATATTTTTgtagctttgtgtgttttgtttgtaaaaatcTTAAATTGTGAAGTAGCTGTTAAATTAATTTATCAAAACTTATAATGTTTCTTACTGGATTAattaaacactttcattttttttggaGTAAATGCAAATGAAGTAGCAGAAAGTATCAGCAGAGGGCATTGTATAGCACTTGGtttacaccacacacacacacacacacattagccaGTGCTGTTGTGGATGTTATTAGGTGACTGAGGCAAAAATAGCTTTGACATGTCTTTTGTGGCGACCCAGCCCCTCTCCGCTTGGCTCTGTCAATCACAGGCCAAAACAAGATGGCAGGCTGCGGGAGCTGGATCTTCTTTTTAACAGGCGAGTTTATTCATGAAATTACTCAACTACATGCAACAGCACATACAAGAAGACATTGTTCCTGTTTTAGTATCAGGGCAGCATCATTTGATTTGAATATTTCTTCATGTTGACTGTTCAACATCAGGTTGTGTGTTAGTCtcaagtttacattttttttcccagtttttTTGATCGTTCACataaatgttttgctgttttgttttttttttacaatccCACACACAGTTTGTGCTGTCACTTTGTTTGGGGCCAGTGCAGAACTCAAGTTTACCATTCCGGTGGGGAAATTATTCACATATGAGCTGATGAGAGAGACTTTCCAGAATGATTTTGAGCCTTTATCAAGACTGTACGGTAAGAGCCTGAACCATATCAGTGAACCCTTTCTCGTTTTTAAACACATGTACaacttttttcccctcctttgttttgtgtcttatAAAGCTGGACGTTTGTATGATGACCCCATGGTTTTTAAGTGCAACAGGCAGAGTTTCCCAGATCTCCCAGAGTGGCTGCGCTTCACCCAAAGGCACCCCTATGATAATGGGTTTCTGTATGGCACGCCAACATCTCCAGGAAAAAGTATAATTGAGGTGTGAAACACTTAGCACTGTCAGTATGCTGCAGATCAACTTCTACCTAATGCCAAACATAGATGGAATTCATTTTCTGCAACTGGGACGATTCTTGAAACAAGCGACACATTAGaaatctgtatctgtatcttcTTCATACTGTCAATAAAACTACCTGAGTGAATGATATTCACACTGGACTCCAAAGGAATTCTGTGAGATCTTTAAATATACGAACCCTGATAACTCTCATGCTTTTCCTGTCAGGTCTATGCTGTGAACAAACGGAGCTATGAAACAGCCAGACACATAATCGTAATCAGCATCATTGCAGGTATGTGTGATTTAAGTGATATCTTAAAATGCATGACAGTAATGGTAATAATGAGTGAGTAtactgtatctgtctgtctctcacagaGAAGATGTTGCCCTATCAAGCTGAATTCTTCATCAAGCTGAGGGAGATTGAGAAGGTGCTGCCCTCTTCTGTTCAGGTTGAAATAAAGCAGGATTTGCAGAATctgtggaaaacagaaaacttgGAAATTGTCAATATCACTAATGCCCTTGACCGTGGGGGCCGAGTTCCCCTCCCTCTTGCAGGACACTATGAAGGGTAAAGAGAGATTTGTTCAACATTAGTGTAAGTTTTAGAATTGGAATGACTGTGTTTATTAAACTGtgctttgtgtcagtgtgtttgtgaaggtGGGGTCAGAGGATTATTTCTCCAATTGTCTCCTGAGGGTGCTGACACCAGAGCACCAGAAGCAGTGCAGAGCAGGAGCCAAAGTCAAGGTTCCCGGAGGCTGTAACTTCTGCAGCATCCCCAGTAACTGCATCACCTGGTGCAAGACGGAGCTGGTGAGACCTGAAACAACAGATAGAGTCTTCATGAATGAAATTACTGTATGCTCTCAGTAATGCAGTAAAGTAGTGCAGACAGATACAACAAACCTGCTATGGACATGTTCAAACCATTTTAGAGGGATGTTGATTGAGCTGTGATCATTGGGCACGATGTACCTTTAGTTTGTGGTGTTGTTCAGCTGCATGTATTATGACTGTCATTATAAAGAGAATACAATTACTCACaatcaaaatgtctttaaaacagttttgacaaacactgaacatgaaCTTAACCAGTTCAGTTATTATCAAAGCAGCTGCCCATCATTTTATATAATGACTCCACTAACTGTCCcaccatctgtgtctgtgttgttacTATAAACAGAAGAATCACTGACATTTCTCTCCCTGCAGTTTGATTTGACAAAGCAGGAGCCGGCTACACCTGCTCCCACCATGGGCTCGGGGATTCTGGAGACTGGAGGGGACTTTGATCCTCCAGAGTCCCCCCCAAGCAGAGACTTTTTGCCGGACTACATTGTGACAGTGATCGTGCCCCTGATCCTCGCCATCATCCTGTGTCTGCTGCTGGCCTACGTCATGTTTGGCAGAAGAGAGGGAGTGTAGGTGTCTGTTCTGAAtctgctgaataaaaatatctgcagtGTCATCAGGTTAAAGGGGTATTTCACCACATTGAAAATATCAGAACATATTACCATCCGTAGAATGGAGCCATGCCAGTATGAGTGAACTGACTGTTCAGGCAATTACTCAAAGCAGTTTTAGTCTTTTGATTGATCCAAATTAAATGTGGCACAAAGAtgatgcttttttcttttttacagagtaaaaagaaatgcaaagacAAACCAGTAAgtgcatttttcattgtttcaccAGCCTTAATGCAAAACATGTTTGCAGTAATTAGTTGTAGTAGAATATTACATGTGCATTTACCCAAGTACAGTAGTTGAGCACAATTGTGAGATGCTTGTATTTTCATGTAATGCTGCTTTAGAATTCAGCTGTACCACCACCACACCATTCATGAAAACACTGACGAGCTGAGGAACATGGCTGGAAGCAGAGGAGTTTCTCCACCTCTGTCCACGCTGCCCATGTTCAACAGCCGCACTGGAGAGAGGGCTCCATCACTGCAGTCCGACAACATCCCTCTCATCATGGCTCAGCAGTAAGACCCTCAGCCACTCATTCCAGTTGTTTATCCACAGGTCTACTATTATTGTCATTACCAGCATCTGTCATCTTGCATCCATCAAATTAAATTGATGACTCTGTTGTCAGGAGTCTTGAGGCATAAAATAACAGactcttttatgtttttgtagtGATCCCTACAGTGACACACTGCCCAGGTAAACCCCTACAATATTGAATTTATTGTTGTTCatattttgtttctatttttttttcttaaattattttttatgattcTAGCAACTCAGATTCatcacattatttgtttttgcaggaAATAAGAACAGCGATGGATAATGTATCTGATAGGCTGAACATAATTCACAGCCACTTTGTGTCAcaatctgtgtttctgtatttgcagtggattttctcttttggttccattaaaataaattaatagtCTGAGGTTTCTCAAAttgttatttgctgttttttctgtttttgattttttattttttttgtattccaCAATCCCTTTCAGGCAACTGTTTTTACACCAGATGTCCAGATGGGGTCGCTGGTGTATCTTCACTTCATTTTGGGGAGTTTGAGTTTGACACACATCTCCTCTCCTGTTACCAGTGGAAAATCTGAGAACAAATTTCATTCTGATGCAAATTCAGTTCcctatttaaaaaatatgcacatgAAAGCAAgagaagtgaaatgaaaatggaacTGGTCTCCAGTCTGATTAACATTTACAGGCtttaggtctttttttttttttttttttttaggaaatttagCTACAGAGCCAATCGTTTGGGACAACGGTGTGTGTAGAGGCTGAGAGCAGGTTGAAGTCTTGGCTATTGGCCttgttttcactgctgcttAATAGAAACTTATTCAATGCAACTGCTGTGGAACAGTTGATTTTCTGAACACATTTGAACTCTTTTCACCAGTGTTGGGACATGCATAGTCTCCTGGGTCTCTAAAATGTGAAGTGCAGCTTCATTGTATGAAATATGTGCTGAATCCTAACACCTGATTTCAGTTTCACAACAGTTGCAAAACAGGACAGTGAAAACTCTGCCACTGAGTAGACCACTTCACATGCTTTATTTCAGCAcccaaaataattaaaaacatctCGATTTATTATACATGTACAAAATAAGTACAGAATCTCTCTTTGAAACCATGAAAGTGGGTCTGCTTCAAATTCTTTTTTAAGAAACCCTTCGCGAAAAAGACATcaacaaacaacataaacaacaggGTGGGAgatgtgtgctgttttttttttttttttttagtgaagaGGAGTTTTCCACAGGGGCAAACAGACAGAAGGATCAACACTGAACACATGGGCAGGGAAATGATATTGAACCAGAGTCTCTTGCGTTTATCTACAAAGACATGATTGCATGCATTACATCTGCAGTGAGAACCTCTGTGTGTGAAATCAACACTTAAGAAGAAAACAATTGCACTGCATAGACAACAAGACAATAGGTCAATTTAGTAGCACCGAAGGTTCTGCAGGCATTAGTGGCAAAAAGTATGACAGTGAGTTTCACCATCAATCACCAATAACTGGACCTCAATCAATTGGAAATAGCAcctttgaatgtttttaattccCCCTATAGACTCGTGTAAAATGTACCCttttcatttaagaaaaaaatgggGTGACTTCTTGTTATGAGGTAGCCATCTACATATTGCAGTGAAGGTGAACTTCTTTGTCTTGCTCATTTGCTGGTTACATTTGTCTGAGCAACATTCAGGTGTTTCATTTATGAATTTAGAACAAGAAGACACTTCACACTTTTTACAATTTATTTAACACCAGAAAAATGGTACATATCACTTGTTGTTTTCAATGTCCTTCTGCAGTGGTAGAAAATGGCAAAAGTCACCtgtgtttcattgtgtgtggatcgatttttttttttttttctcaatctcCAGGGGGAAATTTTACACAAGCatatattattttcttgttgccagtgaaaacaaaagatTCTTTTTAAAGTGTCCTTGTGGTAGGTTTCGGTTGAAGTAGCAGTCCCAAAAACATCTCatgattgaaaaacaaacatcgTCTTCAGTAGAGTGGTTTTAAGCATGTGGACCAATGGCAGCCGAATGAGTTTTGAATGCATAGAAAAAGGATTTAGAGATGactgctagaaaaaaaaacaacaatgtcaTGTccatatttctttcatttttacaagAAGCAAACAGGGCCAACTTCGACGCCAAATTCCTGATCAGGTGCACCAACATCCATAGGAGCAATGTCAATGATGGGCAGGCGGGATGTTTTTGATGTCTTGTAGTCGATGACTGTCTTGCCCCATGTGccagtgtgtgactgtggaaaggaagatgaagaaaaggTCAGAAATTGCtcaaaaaaatacagtaatttgCTTTTGCACAAGCGTTGTAGGGACCAAATCTTGCTTCTCGTAAGACACAGCTGTAtggttttatttctctgtaggaATGGATGTAAATTCAGGGCAAAACTCACCGTGCAGCCATCCTCGCTGACACTGTATGTGAAGCGGCTGTTGCCCTCGGCTCTGATCTCAACGTCATTGGAGCCCTGGAGAAGCAGAGCCTTCTTCAGGTTGCCAGTGGCGGAGTCCATGTAGGCAATGCTGTTCTTGCAGTGGTATGTGATGTTCTGAGAGGCCTGGTTGGACATGAGGCGCATGAAAGTCATCTGAATGCTGACATCCTCGGAATCAGCTCCATCGCTGCCATACTGGAACTGCAGggtgaagagaagaaaagaacacATGGATTTTAATACAGCTGTACATTTTCTATAGTCTAATCACTGATAAGGATGATTTTTGTTATTGTCTTCTCACCTGGGATCCACCAGTCATGGACTCGCTGAACCAGACATGCTTCTTCTCTCTGATGTTCTTGCTGAGGTACCAGTTCTTCATGGGGATGCTGGACTGGCTGGGGTAGATGCAAGTCTCGCCAGTCTCCATGTTGCAGTGGACCTTGATGGCATCCAGAGGAGAACCCTGGTTGGGATCAACCCAGTAAGTGCCTGTAACAGAGGAACAGATGAGTTTATTCTCATGTCATTGTTTATCTAAAGGCTCCATCAGGAGAAAGATCTGCACTCACCGCTCTTCCATTCAGGGTGGCACATCCTCAGGTCACGGCACATGCGAGCAGGGCTCTTCTGGGTGCCATCGGGGCTGCGGATGTTCTCGACCTTCTGAGTCAGGGTCTTGAGGGTAGTGTCAACCTCCATGTCACGGTCACGCATCACATTGGGGTCGTCAGCGCGGTAGTAGCCACCACGCAGGGGATCAGGGGCCTTCTCCTGAGCTGGCTGACTGATGAAGTCGAATCCACCGCCGGGAGGTCCAGGGGGTCCAGCAGGTCCAGGTGGTCCAGGAGGACCCTGTTGAGAAACACAAAGGGATTACTAATTGCAGGcatgtgtttagtgtctgaacATACAGGTATGTGACTAAAATATTGTGTTGCAACTTACAGCGGGTCCCATCTCTCCATTGCGACCACGAGGTCCAGGGGGTCCAATGGGTCCAATCTGACCAGGGATGCCATCCTTACCAGGGGAACCATTAGATCCAGAA from Mastacembelus armatus chromosome 19, fMasArm1.2, whole genome shotgun sequence harbors:
- the sgca gene encoding alpha-sarcoglycan isoform X1, with translation MAGCGSWIFFLTVCAVTLFGASAELKFTIPVGKLFTYELMRETFQNDFEPLSRLYAGRLYDDPMVFKCNRQSFPDLPEWLRFTQRHPYDNGFLYGTPTSPGKSIIEVYAVNKRSYETARHIIVISIIAEKMLPYQAEFFIKLREIEKVLPSSVQVEIKQDLQNLWKTENLEIVNITNALDRGGRVPLPLAGHYEGVFVKVGSEDYFSNCLLRVLTPEHQKQCRAGAKVKVPGGCNFCSIPSNCITWCKTELFDLTKQEPATPAPTMGSGILETGGDFDPPESPPSRDFLPDYIVTVIVPLILAIILCLLLAYVMFGRREGVVKRNAKTNQIQLYHHHTIHENTDELRNMAGSRGVSPPLSTLPMFNSRTGERAPSLQSDNIPLIMAQHDPYSDTLPRK
- the sgca gene encoding alpha-sarcoglycan isoform X2, with product MAGCGSWIFFLTVCAVTLFGASAELKFTIPVGKLFTYELMRETFQNDFEPLSRLYAGRLYDDPMVFKCNRQSFPDLPEWLRFTQRHPYDNGFLYGTPTSPGKSIIEVYAVNKRSYETARHIIVISIIAEKMLPYQAEFFIKLREIEKVLPSSVQVEIKQDLQNLWKTENLEIVNITNALDRGGRVPLPLAGHYEGVFVKVGSEDYFSNCLLRVLTPEHQKQCRAGAKVKVPGGCNFCSIPSNCITWCKTELFDLTKQEPATPAPTMGSGILETGGDFDPPESPPSRDFLPDYIVTVIVPLILAIILCLLLAYVMFGRREGVVKRNAKTNQIQLYHHHTIHENTDELRNMAGSRGVSPPLSTLPMFNSRTGERAPSLQSDNIPLIMAQHDPYSDTLPR